The following nucleotide sequence is from Cucumis melo cultivar AY chromosome 1, USDA_Cmelo_AY_1.0, whole genome shotgun sequence.
ctagccccactttgctcccaccacagccgccgccactctccgccgccgccgcacgccgccgcacgccagctgcaaaataaccctcggagccggccgtagtagagccgaaccaccatcccagccgcgccgcgtctgcaagccgaatccggagccgctcctcatccgcgcagccgagcgccgtatctgcagccagccacgccgcgccgcgtagatccgacgcagcgcagccggaactcgccgagaCAGCCGAAGCCAACCAGCCGCGCGCCTGCAAGTCGAAACCGAGCCgccgccgagcttccagccgcgtcggaaaaATCGAGCAAGCCGATCTGTGCAGCCGAAgctcgccgcgccgcgtcgatctgagaagttcagccagccgcgccgctccgatcgagccgaagggagccgcttcgatccgcgcacagccgcctcccgcagccgccactcgaagccgatccgccgcgcgtgcctccagccgacgaacgaacccggagccgctccacgcccgcgcgcccgaagccgaaaccgaagccgcgccgcgtccagccctctccgcatgtgagccgcgtccgcgtgggaagccgcgccgcgcgtttccgcgaagccgagccgcatctccttcctgttgcaagccgagccgcacgcgtagcctcctgtaccgagccgagccgcgcctgcgccaagccgagccgatccctgtcctcttccagccgagccgccaggactaatttggctccttccacctaatttttggtaattaaatcaattattttgggcattatccagtaagattcaatattttgggcactagttaatttaatttggaattaaattagatcatttttccttaagggacgtcttggaccaagtaagtgctgcagcgcgggaattcttcagcaggggggctcgagcactgcaacctctctagggtaagttatttcaaatgagtcttgaaccgatagtcgttggcgacctaattacgaattttggcatattaaacagttaggacctcgtcgcttggaaagcgtactgcctcgcggttaggactcgtcaagtaaatctccaggtaagagattctactactagctccatgcttagaaatatgagatgatgtatactccaattttgcatgttgaggattggacggaacgatgcctgaaatcaatgttagtatgatgtaaatgacggtatggttacactatagcctgttatgtgtggcgagagctgttatagctatacgacgaatgtcgagacggagagggcagagatgatttatatgatatgttatatgctgatgccatgtgtatgtatactgcaatttagggtacctgttagcttgatctgttagagtcgtacctgcatgggtgtccttcgggatcaccacctattgaggactgtgtggtccgacgggacgccagtctagcatggatatagatatgactcgagtgactcgacggggtcctcgcatcccgactgtcttaggtgtcccccggggcaccgaagaccagagttacgttcctatgggagcgcatgattgcacgtgttcgggaacgtgccagagattgggtaccagttatcaggactctaacaggaagttaacaggcacctagtgggactagtagtgggtcccttactgagtatgtttatactcactctcttcgttttatgttttcaggtagaggacggggcaagggcaagggcaagctggcgagcgacccgaagtgagaccgtggagggccatagggactaccgcttccgcttattcttatttcagattttcgcatttgaatttgagtacttttcatcacttaccatcttttatgtagatagggcccgagtaggatttcagaacgcttttacatttttgcatgactaccttgtttaaattttataaataaaatttcttaaaccgtatgcgttttgaaatttttttatgacttaaaccacttgttctatatttggtaatgacttcgattcagtataaggagttgggtcgttacaatttgAATAGAAATATCTCGATGCTTTGGTGTCAAGAATGCAATCAAATTTGTTTTCCACTAGATTTGCCTCCATAGACAACCACATCAGCAAGAATGTCATTTTGTTCCGTAAGATAGGCATGTGGATTTTGTTGTTGATCTGGACTTCTTTTTCTATTGCACCAATAGATTTCGTGTATCCACCAAATCCAgcaaattatttctttttctttttggatctTCCAACCATCAACTTTATGATGTCCCTTCTTTCGAGCAAAACTATTTTTGTGAGGCTGCTTACTGTTGTTATTAAACCTGTTTTTGTTAACAACAGATGACTCAACCAGATTAGCCTTAGCTAAATTTAAACTTTTAGAAATTAGCTTATCTTCTTGTCGATATTCACCTCTTTTGTCCGCATGTGAGTAATTTGTTTATGTAGCGTTAGGTCATTCTTCTTATGCTCCAGATGATTTCTATAGTCACTTCAAGATGGTAGAAGTTTCTCGAGCAATACATTAGCAGAGAGGATTTCGCCCATCTTCATACTTTCAGAAAAAACATTAGCCACTAGATTCTTGTATTCATGAATCTGGTCCACAATTGGTTTCTCATTCGTCATTTGGAATTACAGTCATTTTTTAACAACATACTTCTTTTGTCCTGCATCATCTCCTCTATATCTTGACTCTAAAGTGTCCTATATAACCCTAACTGATTTCAAGATCATGAACATATCAAATAACGAGTACGTCATGATTGAAGAAATTGTCACAGATTATCTTGTTATCTTTCTCAAGCTTTTCTGGATTTGAAGCAGACGTGGATTTGGACCGACCAGGTTACAAGGGGTTATTAATTTTGGAGTTGCTTAGATCAATCTTGCCAATAGCCTTGCCTTTGTCAATAATCTTACCTTCATCGGTTCTAGTAGAAACGAGGATGTAGTCGCTCGAAAAATATGAGAAGCTTTTGAGACCAACGACGTTAATTGAACTGTTGTAGGCTTCAATTTTGACAAATCTGACAGGATCTTACCATTCTTGTTCGACATCTAGAATGTAGGATGAATAGAAGAATTCCTTGTTTTCAAATTGTAAAACAAGATGAAAGATAGTTGTGTTACCTTGGAAACCGACAAGGTTACAAGCAAGAAGAAGTAGATGGTTCCCCAAGGTTCATACAATTACCAAGATGTTGAGGAAGATGAGTGATACAACTtcagagaaaaaaatgaaaagataaaaaaacaCTCAAATTTCTATTATTAACAACCAACAAAAACACAAGGAGGTGAACAAATACATGGCCATGGGGACgactaaaattaaatataataataataataataatacacaaACACAATACAAGGGGACAACAAATAATAAggattatgattttttttttctttttttagggagaaaaaataaataattacaataataataataataataaaaagaaaaagaaaaagtggttTTAAGAAAAGCCGATGGTTTTGCCAAGGAGCCAAAGAACCAAGGATAATTCAATTCCAAAGATGGTGTGGAGTGTAGTCCTATCCAGTGTAAACCCGTATATCGTTATTCCAGCTCTGTTATTCTCGAAATACGTCACTGCACATTCCAATTACCAAACAAACAACCCATtatcaatttcaatttcaatctCAATTTCAATTACCAATAACAATAGTTTAAGTGAAGAGGTAAAGGAAGATTAAAATTACCTAATGCTTGTCTCTTTTGGAATGAGATTGTGCTGTAAGCGTATGCTGGGATCAACTTGGTGTTGTCCAAATCATCTTCGTCGCAACCTTCGTCGCCTTCTGACTCTTCTCCCACGCCGTGGTGCGTTGGAAAAGCCTGGTGAATGGTGGATGCCATAGGCGTCTCGCCGTCCGTGACGTCGAAAGAATCCAACGTGGCACACACATGCCACTTGGCAGCAAGTGCGGTCACTGATTGCGCTTTATGGGTTATTTTTGTAGCACTTCGTAATAGTATCATAAGGCTGGTAAGAAGTGTCATTGAGCATAACTGCACTCAATTTTTTGCATCTTTGGTTAGTAATTATTTCTAGTCCCCAAGTAACAACATTAATGGATTTTTGGACTTCCATTTGGATTTTCTTTTACTTCGATGTCATAACTAAGAAAGTAaagttttaaaatctaaaatacaaagctttttttttttttctttaatgccataatttaaagaaattaagcggaaaaacataaaactaaaaacaaaatatggtttttcatttttatattttttgtgAAAAAGGTAAATGTAAAGAAAGGTAAAAGAGAAGGTACCGCAAGTTCACCGGCGATGTAGATATTGAGGTTGGAAGAGGATTTAGTAGTAATTAGAAGGGAAGTGAACTGGCTACCGGTGACGAGGACGAGGGATCCCAATATGAAGACGCGGTAACGGTGGCTGATGATTCGGAGATGTCGTCTGATCCTCAAATGCTCAGAGAGGACGGAGGCGACGTCGGAATCGACCTGGAAGACGGTGGCAAAGTCCTGGAGGCGGAGGATTTGGAGGTCACAGATGAGACGAAAGAGGATACAGACGAGGAATATGACGGTGGTTCTGTAAAGCCAGGAGAGAAGCTCCATGCAACAAGCTACTACATCGCTCACTATGACATTACCCAAGAAGGGGATTTGTGAGGCGCCCGATGCGTACCACCAGATTTTGTATGCGCTCTCCGCTGCGAAGCATGGGATCACGAATGTTGACAGTACTCTTAGTGATCTCTGCAAAACCCATCACACAAACCACCTGATATACACTTTgacaaatttatatatataaatattgaaaatgataaaatatcaaaaaaaaaaaattataacttaACGGCAATTAAGTAAATATACTTAATAGCATTTAAGTGAATGAAAGAGTCtcttatatttttgtaaataagtttATCTTTTATCAACTTTTGgctaaaaaaacatttttatgAGGCAGGATTATTATAGTTTTAGgttataataatttgtgtttaggATCTAGATTATTTTGGTTTAGGTAATAATCGAGTGTGTTTGTGGTAATTTATACTTTGTCAGtagatatatatttttctttttctcaatcaTTTAACAAAAATTCAGAATCTTTTATCATAAATTCGAATAATGTATCAATTTATATCACGTGTATCAAATGCCTATTAGAAGCGTATCATATGTATCAAAGTAGATATCAGTAAtgtattatatgtatataataatagtatatgcATTATATATCAATGATGTATTAAGATGTATATGGTGTATATCAAATGTATCACATGCGTTGAgctttttttatcattttgcaAAAGTAAATAAGTCTTCAATAAGTATATAACTTAACTTAATTGGCTAGACATGCAGGAAGTACTTCTTTTAagtaataaatattaatagtaaAAATAGAAATTGAGTTTCAACTTAAAATTGAGATTAAAAATGTAAACCTTAAAATTGGATAGAAATTGAGACTTAACTCAAATCTCAAGGGATAAAAATGTAACATTTGAAACATACGAATAAACCGAAAAACAAACGTAAAGcttgaagataaaaaaaaataatgttttgCTATCTTAGGACCAAATAGGTGACTTAGAAGTTGGGGATCAAAAATACAACTTTTCCAAAATTTTAATGTTTATCATACCATGACTTGGTGGGGGTATTTGATTTATTTCGAATTCTAATTTTCTACTTATCTGttcttttaattataaaaattgtacggtgattttttaacttaaatttaTTACAATCCAGTATACATGTGTGTTTGTTGGTTTAGGGGGGacattttgtttaatttttgtgTTTAATAGTTCATAGAtctaatccaaaatttaaaactctattaaactataaattaaattttaagtgtaataaattttatggATTATTAATCTAAAATCAAAAATCCGTTAGACATTCTTAAGAAAATACAAGTTAAATATTTAAAGATTCatgaattaaatatttttgataaattataaacttagtttttaaaatttaacaacTAAGGTACATATATTTTCAAAAGTATGGAATCAAATACAAAACTAGAAGTTTTAACTATACTATTATTAcacaaaatttaattttatgtcaCATGAATctattctttgtttttttttttttttttttatgacttagttaaacataaaatttaaaatgcaCACACTTattaaatagtattttaaagtttaaaagattattaaacataaacataaaagtTGATGAGAGTATGAAAGTTGTCCAGCAACCTTTAAAGTTAGAGGATTTTTAGGCATAAACTTAGAGAGTAAGTTATTTTTgtaaacctttttctttttttaaaaaaatgatgtCTTTTCTGTTTTCAATTTCCGGAGATTAGTTGCTTTTATAAAAGAAGGGCCACCTAAGTTTCATGCTTTCATTATCTATATATACACTCACACAAAAattaatcatttaaatttttctttttttttttttttgggtgtATGAAATTTTAATTGGGTGCACTCAACCATTTGCTTTtgtaacttttaaattttaaattttgttttttatctttttcttttttaaataatgatgTCTTTTCATTTCTTTAGACGAATGTCTTTTCGTTTTCAATTATCTGATATTAGTTGTAAGAATAAAACATTTGAAGTGtaaatcttttttaaaagaaacaaaaattgataagagagtaaacttttaaaaagaaaattataattaaaccAGATAATTCAATTAATTAGGCATATTCTCTCGATGAAGAAGTTGAACAattaaattttctaattttgaatATTGTGTTAAACTACCAAATATGTATGCACACATCCGTAACacaaaatttaaactttaaatttaaaagaaacaataaaagagaaaaaaagaaaaattacaataaaatcaaaatatcatttttgtagacttttcttaaatcttaaaaaaatttataataaaataataattgacACTGAATAATAATTGACACTAAAATGACTAAAATTAAagaatgtaaaataaaaaaCGTTATTAAAGAACTTGAACTAAAGTGatgtattttaatatttaaagaataatttatttttcaaaaatataacaaagcgacaaaaaaaaaagtctacACAATCATGCCTAATAtattttggtacacaatttgTTTATATGATCGtctattttttcaaatttctttgttGCACGAACTTTATTTTTTACCAAAACCGAATCTAAAGGacgaaaagaagaaatacataaaataaatattttaatagtttattatatttatgaaaaattttcattaaaaattgtGTTATATTAATACgaaacaaaatttatttatttatttaaataatactaAACAAGAATTAGGATTTAAACCCATTAAAATTCTTACCATTAAAAGGCAAAAAAACAAACGCCGCAATGAGAGGCGAGAAAAAGACCAATTAAACCAACAGATTTTTGCACAACCCCAAAAATTAATCCCCAAATCTTTAACAAATTCAAACTCATTcttcaaattatatttaaaaaaaaaaaaaaaaaaggagaatcCAGAAAAAAACCACAATCAAAGATTCAAAATCCAGATCCAAAAGAATTTCAGTATCGAATTATACTTACATTGAGCTTGATCGTATATCCTCTTCTCACAGTTTCGCTTTCATCGCAGAGTTTGTCGAAGAACAAGAATCTCCTAAGTCCATATCTCCGAATGAAACTGGAAAGGCAGAGAAAAGAAACCGTTGCAACACTACTGAGCGACAATTGAACAACGCGATCGAATGGTCTAGCGTGATTGCTATCACAAGAAGAACAAGCCAGAAGGAAATGAGAGGTTGCTGGAACGATTATAGCGAAAAGAAAGAACATCGACCATGATAATCCGGCCGTCCAAATGTCGGATTGATCGACGCACATCCACCGAAGGTAAGATCTGAAACTATGTAATTCATCGTGAGCGTGAGAGACCGAGCGCTTGAATACGCTTGATTTTCTGTTAATCAACGCTTCTCTGTTACTATCTCCCATggccaaaaaaacaaaaagaaaaaagaaaaaagaaaaatagtctCTGGATTGTTCCTCTTCTCCCCTGCGATTTCTTGTAGAAATTCAACCGATGGATGGAGATATCTtgattgaagaagatgataagGGAATTTGAATTTACTTTtacttcactttttttttctgtttttttttttctgtttttttttttttttttttttttttttttttttttttgatttatgTGGAAGGTTGAATGAAAAGGGATTACAGAGAAGAATGGGTAAAGAGGAACAATAGAAGAACCCTTGTGGCTTTGGggttttttcattttatatttcgTTGAAGAAGATCAAGAACCCTCAGCCAAGGAATGTTTGCCACGTGGCTATATGAGTATTTCATTA
It contains:
- the LOC103490125 gene encoding uncharacterized protein LOC103490125 — protein: MGDSNREALINRKSSVFKRSVSHAHDELHSFRSYLRWMCVDQSDIWTAGLSWSMFFLFAIIVPATSHFLLACSSCDSNHARPFDRVVQLSLSSVATVSFLCLSSFIRRYGLRRFLFFDKLCDESETVRRGYTIKLNRSLRVLSTFVIPCFAAESAYKIWWYASGASQIPFLGNVIVSDVVACCMELLSWLYRTTVIFLVCILFRLICDLQILRLQDFATVFQVDSDVASVLSEHLRIRRHLRIISHRYRVFILGSLVLVTGSQFTSLLITTKSSSNLNIYIAGELALCSMTLLTSLMILLRSATKITHKAQSVTALAAKWHVCATLDSFDVTDGETPMASTIHQAFPTHHGVGEESEGDEGCDEDDLDNTKLIPAYAYSTISFQKRQALVTYFENNRAGITIYGFTLDRTTLHTIFGIELSLVLWLLGKTIGFS